DNA from Bacillota bacterium:
GGGTGAGATCCACGTGGAGGGTCCTGAGTACGAGACCATAGCCATGGTGGGCGGGGACTGCCTCATCGGCACCATCGAAGAGGTGGCCTACGCCAACTACATCATGGACGAGCTGGGCATCGACACCATCTCCGGCGGGAACACGGTGGCCTTTGCCCTGGAGTGTTTCGAGAAGGGCATCATCACCGAGAAGGACACAGGGAAGGACCTGGCCTTCGGCGACCTGGATTCCGTGGTGTACCTGCTGGAGAAGATCGCCAAGCGTGAGGGCGTCGGGGACATCCTGGCGGAAGGGGTCAGGGATGCCGCCGCCCGGTTCGGCCAGGGGTCAGAGAGGTTCGCCATCCACGTCAAGGGCCTGGAGCTCAGCGGCTACGAGCCCAGGAACGCCCCGGCCATGATGCTGGCCTACATGACGGCGGACATCGGCGCCCACCATAACAGGGCCTGGGCCATCACTTACGACATAGCCTCAGGACGGGAAAGCCTTGAGGGCAAGGCTGAGAAGACCGTGGAACTCCAGCATGTAAGACCCCTCTTTGACATGATGGGGGCGTGCCGGTTCCCCTGGGTGGAGATCTCCTTTGAGCTGGGCTACTACCCGGAGATCCTCAGCACCATCACGGGGCAGGACTACACCTGGGAGCACATGCTTTACCTCTCTGAGAGGGTCTGGAACATGAACCGGGCCTTCAACATCCTGCACATCCCGGGATTCGGCCGGGGGTATGACTACCCGCCTGCCAGGTTCTACGAGGAGCCAATACCGTCGGGTCCCACCAAGGGCGGCAACATCAAGAAGGACCAGCTGGAGAGTCTCCTCGATAGGTACTACGAGATCCGGGGCTGGGACAACAACGGGATCCCCACCAGAGAGAGGCTGGAGGCACTGGGGCTTCCCAGTGTAGCGGCCGACCTGGAGAAGGCAAGGTAGCGAGAAACGAGCCCGGAGGCTGTCCTTGACAGCCCTCCCGGGGGTTGGTAGAATACCCACAAAGGCAGTGAAGGGGAGCAGTAGCCTGTTTTGATCCGCCTAGAGAGTCCGGCTGGCCGGTGGCCGCTGCAAGGCCGGATGCGGGCAAGGGGTGAACCCGCCCTGGAGCTCCCGGCGATGAGCCGGGCCGAGACCCTCGGTTACAGGGGTACCAGAGAGGGCCTACCAGGGCCAACATGGGTGGTACCACGGAAGATCGGGTCTTCCGTCCCAACGGGGCGGAAGACCCACGTTTATAGTGGAGGTGCCGTCTGATGAGAATGTCGCAGGCATTCATGCCCACGCTCCGTGAGAACCCGGCGGATGCGGAGATCCCCAGTCACCAGTTGATGGTCCGGGCCGGGCTCATACGGAAGGTTGCCCCGGGCATCTATAACCTCCTTCCCTTCGGGCTTCGA
Protein-coding regions in this window:
- a CDS encoding aldehyde ferredoxin oxidoreductase family protein — protein: MLYGYAGKVLRINLGDRTWKTEPLDPQVAKDFLGGRGFVSKTLYDEVKPGTDPLGPGNKLVMASGPLAGTFFPCTGKVEFGAKSPATGGYGDSNMGGHLAPEMKYAGYDAVIFEGIADGPCYVYIDDDVVQVRDASAYWGKGAIETERILKDELGEDFQIATIGPAGEKLVKYACISHDFGRQSGRTGVGCVMGSKKLKAIAVRGSHAVPLPDPEKALDLGKKMFDVCFSKPGFKEWTPFGTAGVTDWVNEVGSFPTKNFQTGYFERYKEINGKALRDKIHILDKGCFGCPIPCGKYSKAKVPQGEIHVEGPEYETIAMVGGDCLIGTIEEVAYANYIMDELGIDTISGGNTVAFALECFEKGIITEKDTGKDLAFGDLDSVVYLLEKIAKREGVGDILAEGVRDAAARFGQGSERFAIHVKGLELSGYEPRNAPAMMLAYMTADIGAHHNRAWAITYDIASGRESLEGKAEKTVELQHVRPLFDMMGACRFPWVEISFELGYYPEILSTITGQDYTWEHMLYLSERVWNMNRAFNILHIPGFGRGYDYPPARFYEEPIPSGPTKGGNIKKDQLESLLDRYYEIRGWDNNGIPTRERLEALGLPSVAADLEKAR